The window GGTCCGAGCTCGCGCATGCTCGTGAACGGGATGCCGGTGTTCGTCATGCCGCGCCACCCGGGCGCCTCGGCCACGAGCAGGGTGTCCGCCGCCGGCCCGAAGCGCTCCAGGTACCGCTGCAGGTTCGACCGGCGCAGTCGTCCCTCGGCCGAACCGAGGTCGTACAGCGCTTCGGCGTCGGGCTCGACCGGCACGGCGTCGAGCGCCGCCCAGAACGCGTCGAACGCCGTCACCTCACGATCCGACCCGCGACCCGCTGCCGAGCACCCGGCGGTACACGTCCTCGAGGCCCGAAGCCGACCGCTCCCAGCTCAGACGCTCCGCGTGCTCGCGGCCCGCCGAGGCCAGCCCCGCCGCGTACCCGGAGTCCGTCAGGATCCGCTCGATCTCGGCAGCCCACACCGACGGCTCACGGGACTCGAGCACGACGCCCGTCTCCCCGTCGACCACGGCCTCGCGCAGACCCCCGGCAGCGGCCGCCACGACCGGCACGCCGGACGCCGAGCCCTCCAGCGCCACGAGACCGTACGTCTCGGAGTGCGACGGCACGAGCACGGCTGCCGCGCCACGGAACAGGAACGCCAGGTCGGCACGCGACTGCGGCCCGATGAAGGTGACGCGGTCGGCGATGCCACGCGCGGCGGCGAGCCGACGCAGTTCGTCCACGTAGTCACCCGCCTCACTCGAGGCATCACCCGCGATGACCAACGTGGGGCGGGCCTCCTGGCTGATGCCCGCGATCGCCTCGATGGCCAGGTCGAGCCCCTTCAACGGCTGGACGCGAGCCGCCGCGACGACGTAGGGGGTGGCGGCTCGGCGTGCCCCGACGGCCGCGGGGCGGAAGACGGACCCGTCGACCCCAGGCGGCACGATCCAGATGCGCGCGTCGGCACCGCCGAGCCGCGTCCGGACCGTCGAGGCCTCGGCCTCGGACACCACGACGACTGCATCGGACTCCCGAGCCAGCAGCTGTTCGCCCGCGATGCGCCCGGCGGACTCGGGCCGCTCGCCCTCGGACAGCGGTGTCTCGGGGCCGGCCGCGATCGAGTGGAAGGACTGCACGTGCGGGATGCCGCGCTCACGGGCGACCGGCAGCGCAGCGGCACCGGAGAACCAGTGGTGCGAGTGCAGGACGTCGAACGGCCCGAGCTGCTCGAGCTCGCGCCGGAACGGCTCGATGAACGCGTCGTGCTCGCCCTTCGGCACCGGCTCCGCCGGACCCGCCGACAGGAACCGCAGACACACACCCGGCACGAGCGACACCGAGTCCGGCTGCGTCGGCGCCGAACGCCGCGTGATGATGTCGACGTGGTGGCCACGGTCGGCCAACGCCTCGGCCTGGTGTCGGACGACGACGTTCATGCCGCCGACCTCGCCCGATCCGGGTTCGTCTCCGGGGGAGGTGTGCAGCGACACCAGCCCGATGTGCAGGGGTTCGCTCGTCGTGCTCACCGGTCAACCCTAGCCGCGCGGCCTCCGCTGCGACGGGCGCGCGGGCGCCACCACGACGGGCCGGCGGCCCGCCTCGTCCGCAGGATCGGTGGGGAGGCGCGGCTCGCCTCCCAGGATCTGCACGCGCTGGTCGCCGTGTCGCTCCCAGAACGCCGCCGTCCAGGCACAGAGGGCGCCGTCGAGCAGGTCCTCGCGGTGCTTGTGCGTCGGACCGTGCAGCACCGACGGGTCGGCGAGCCGCGCTGTCAGCGGGTGCGAGTCGAGCAGCAGCGCCGGGTCGAGCGGCGTCACTCGCAGACGCCGGACGAGCTCGTCGAACGCCTCGGCGCGACGGGCACGTGCCTCGGCGGCGGGGATCCGGAGGTCGAGTCGCTTGTAGCGGGGACGCTCGACGTCGTACCCGAGCTCCTCCACCCCGACGAGCGTCGTGTAGGGGTAGCACTCGAACACCGCCGGCCCGGTCCTGTCGTGCATCGATGCGGTGTCGGACACGTAGTCGACGCCGAGCTCGGTGAGCCGGTCGAGCAGCTGGGTGCCGGCGCTCGCCGCAGAGGCCTGGTTCGTCGGGTTCGCCGCGACCTTCCACCGGCCGTACCGCTGCCCGACCTGCCGTTCCGCTTCGCGGATCCCCGTCGGGTTCGTCACCACGAGTGAGGCGTCGACCGCGATGAGCGACCGCGGCCCGAGGTGTGCCGCGATCCAGTCGGCGACGTCGTCGACCCCGCGGGCCCATCCGGCATCGGTGATCGTGCCGTCGGACTCCATCGCGACCAGTCCGGTCTCGTTCGGCGCGCGGCTCGCGGTGCCGAGCCCCCACGCCAGGTCCACTCCGAGGTACGCGCTCACTCGTCCATCGTGCACCGAGTACCTTCCGCTGCATGGCGAGCGAAGCGACGACGGTGCGGGTACCCGGGCCCGACGGGGGCCGCGAGGTCCGGATCAGCAGTCCATCGCGCGTGCTCTGGCCGGACGCCGGGATCACGAAGCTCGACCTCGCCGAGTACCTGGTGACCGTGGGCGACGCCTTCGTCCGGGCCAACGGCGACCGGCCCATCTCGCTGCAGCGGTTCCCCGGCGGTGTCGACGGCGAGCAGTTCTTCTCGAAGAACCCGCCGAAGGGCGCCCCGGAGTACGTGCGATCGGTCACGGTGACGTACCCGAGCGGCCGGAAGCACCCGCAGCTCGTGGTCGACGAGCCGGCCGTGGCGGTGTGGGCCGCGCAGATGAACACCGTGGTCTTCCACCCCTGGGCGTCGCGCGCCGAGGACAGCGACCACCCGGACCAGCTCCGCATCGACCTCGACCCGCAGCCCGGCACGGACTTCTCGGACACGGTGCCGGTGGCGCAGGAGCTCCGGAAGGTCCTGGCGGAAGCGGGTCTGACGGCGTGGATCAAGACGAGCGGCAACCGCGGTCTCCACGTGTTCGCCCCGATCGCACCCGAGCACGAGTTCCTCGACGTCCGGCACGCCGTGATCGCCGCCGCACGCGAACTCGAACGCCGGATGCCCGACCGGGTCACGACGGCGTGGTGGAAGGAGGAACGCGGCCAGCGGGTCTTCGTCGACTTCAACCAGGCGAACCGCGACCGCACGATGGCCGGTGCCTACAGTCCGCGGGCACTGGCGCACGCCTCGGTGTCGACGCCGATCACCTGGGACGAACTGCCGACAGCCGACCCGACGACGTTCACGATCGGGACGGCCCCGGAACGTCTGGCGACGATCGGTGATCCGTGGCAGTCGATGCACGACGAGCACGCGAGCATCGCCCCGCTGCTGGAGTGGTGGGAGCGCGACCTGGAGAACGGTGAGGGCGAGCTGCCCTTCCCGCCGGACTTCCCGAAGATGCCCGGCGAACCACCGCGCGTGCAGCCGTCGCGAGCGAAGAAGCCCTGAACCGAGTCAGACGGCGGGCAGCGTGTCCGTCGAACGATCCGGGTCGTCGACACGCGACGTCTGCAGGGGCAGTCCGACGCTCGCCGTGTGCAGGCGGGTCAGCCGCGACCAGGTGCCGCGGTGCGCGTCGCTGATGCCGTCGACGATCACGAGCCCAGACCGATCGTGACCAGGGCGAGCGCCGTGGCGGTCACGCCGGCGATGGCGCTGATGACCGCACTGAGCTGGAGGGTGCGCTGGCGGCGTGCCTCGCGCACCTCGGTGAAGGGGTTCCGCTGCGAGTGGCGGACAAGCGTGCTGGTGCTCATGTCGATCCGCTTTCGATCCTGGGGCTCCCGGGATGGGTGCCTCGTGCTGCTGATCACCATGCTGGCAGCGCGTCGCTAGTTTGCCTAACTACTTTCCTGCTGGTGCCGCGAACACGTCGAAAAACGGACAAGGAGGCGTCAGGACAGGACATCCCGCAGGTCGTACGCGGAGGGCACCTCGAGCTGGTCGAAGCCGCACGACTCCGCGTCGCGGTCCGGGCGCCACCGCTCGAACTGCACCGTGTGCCGGAACCGCTCGCCCTCCATCTGGTCGTACCGGACCTCGAGCACGACCTCCGGCGCCAGCCGGACGAACGACGTGTCGCGACCCGACGAGAAACGCGACCGTTCCCCGTCGCCGGTGACGGGCCTCCCGTCCGCATCGCGGAGCACGACGGGCTCGAGCTCGTCGACCAGGGCGAGCCGGCGTTCGTCGGAGAAGGCGGACACGCCGCCCACCTGGCGGAGCTCGCCGTCGTCGCCGTACAACCCCACGAGCAGCGACCCGACCCCCGAGCCGCTCTTGTGCACGCGGTACCCGATCGCGACGACGTCGGCCGTCCGGTGGTGCTTGATCTTGAGCATCGTCCGCTTGCCCGGCTCGTACGGCTTGGCCCGGCGTTTGGCGACGACGCCGTCGAGTCCGGCGCCCTCGAAGGTGGTGAGCCACTCGCGGGCCTGTTCGACGTCGAGCGTGGTGCGCGTGACGAACAGCGGGTCGGCCATACCGCTCGTGAGCTGTTCCAGGCGTTCGCGGCGCTCGTCGAACGGCAGGTCGACCAGCTCGTCGCCGTCCGCCGCGAGCAGGTCGAACGCCACGAACTGTGCCGGCGTCTCGGCGCTGAGCTTCGCGATCCGCGACGCCGCCGGGTGGATGCGTTGCGACAGCGCCTCCCAGTCGAGGCGTTCGGCTCCGGGCTCGCCGGAACGCAGGATCACCTCGCCGTCGAGCACGACAGGATGGTCGCGGCCGCCGAACTGGGCGCGGAACGCCTCGACGAGTTCGGGGAAGTAGCGGGTGAGCGGTTTCGCCCCGCGGCTGCCGATCTCGACGTCGTCGCCGTCGATCGTCACGATGCCGCGGAAGCCGTCCCACTTCGGTTCGTACCGCAGGCCGCCGGTCACGCTGTCGGGTTCCGGGACGTCGGCGACGGCCTTGGCCAGCATCGGTGCGATCTCCATGGGCCCTGTCTACTCGGGCGGTCCCTCGCTTCGTGAGCAGGAATGGTCGGGTCCGGCGCGACGACTCGACCATTTCTGCTCACGAAGTGCGGCCGGGAGGCCCGGCTCGCCCTGGGCGGCTCGGCGCGCGTCAGTAGGGTGGTGCGGGTGACGACCGTGCCTCCGTCGGCAGCGCCGGCTCCGGAACCGATCAGCCCCGTGCAGGCCGCCGCGCTCCGCGACGGCGTCCTGCCGCCCGTCGAACAGGTGCGGCCGGGCACCTGGACCTTCGCGGTACCGTTCCGGTTCGGTGTGCCCGACGCGACCCTGGTCTACGCGGTCGAGGGGGCGGACGGCTCGCTCGCGCTGATCGACCCCGGGTGGTCGGCCGACGGCGGGCTGGACGAGGTCCGCGCCGCACTGTCGGCGATCGACCGGTCGCTCGACGACGTGTCCCTGGTGGCCGTCACGCACCTGCACGCCGACCACCTCGGCGCCGCCGCCGCGATCCGCCGAGCGATCGGTGCGCGGATCGCGATGCACGGGCTCGAGGTCGAGGCGCTGGACCGCGAGCGCACCGACGCCGTGCAGAACGACGCCGACATCGCCACGTGGGGCCTGCCGCCCGAGCTGCACGACGGCGTCGTCGCGGCCTGGGGGAGCGGGCGACGGATCGGGCTCGGGCGGAGCGAGGCGCCGTACGCCGACCTGCTGCTGGCGGACGGCGACGTGCTGCCGATCCCCGGTCGCACCATCCGGACGCTCTGGACGCCCGGGCACACCGCCGGTCACGTGTGCTTCGTCGACGAGGCCGACGGACTGTTGTTCACCGGCGATCACGTGCTGCCGCGGATCAACTCCGGGATCGGCCTCGGCGGTCGGACCGCCACGAACCCGCTCGGCGACTACCTGGCGTCGCTCGGCCGACTCGACGGGTACGCCGGGCTCGAGGTCTGCCCGGGCCACGAGTACCGGTTCACCGACGTCATCGCCCGCGCGCGGACGCTGGCGCGGCACCGCGAGGAACGGTCACGGCACGTCGCCGAGGCGCTCGACGTGCTCGTCCGGCCCACGCTGTTCGAGGTCGCCGCGCGCGTGCCGTTCAGCGGCGGGATCGAGTCGATGACCGGGTTCCTGCTCGCGAGCGCGCTGACGCAGACGGCGTTCCACGCGGAGCTGCTCGGACGTTCCGACGAGATCCGTCCTGCCTGATCGTTCCTCCACAGCCGTGTGGGTGACCGCCTGTCTACACAGGTCGGCGCCACCCGTGTGATCCACGAACAGTGCTTCGGAAGACTCGTGTCGAGGCCGGAATTTCTAGTGGCCATTGATGGACCTGACTAGAAGGGCTTGATATCGTGGTGCGAGCTGTTCAGCACCGGGCCGTCACGACGTTCCTCCGGCATCGGGGGTGGTGGCTGGACCGAACCCGAGGGAGCCACGAGGTCTGGCGCGGACCCGACGGAGGTCGCCTCGTCGTACCGAGGCACCGAGAGCTGAGCCCCGGCGTGGTGCGGCAGGTGCTCAGGGTCTTCCCGGATGCACCGGACAGCTGGCGATGAACGGAGGAACGATGACGACGACGTACCGAGCGAATGCGCGTCGAGAGGGCCGCTGGTGGGCGATCGAGATCCCCGCGGCCGGCGCGGTCACACAGGCACGGCGAGTCGCCGACGTCGAGTGGATGGCGCGGGAGTGCGTCGCCCTGACACTGGACGTCCCGGAGGAGGACGTTGCGATCGACGTCGAGTTCGTCCTTCCCGACGACGCCCGTGCCGATTGGGAAGCGTCCCGCACACTCGCTGAGCAGGCACGGCAGGACGGGGCCGAAGCGGCTCGTCTCGCGCGGAACGTGGTGACGCGGATGCGGGCGGAGGGGTACACGTACGCGGAGATGGCGTCCGTGCTCGGGCTCTCCGCACAACGGGTGCACCAGCTCGCGAACGCCTCCTGACGTCAGCCGAGGGTGGTGGCCAAGCGCTCGAGCGTCGTCTTCGCGTCGGCGAACTCGGCGGACGCGTGCTCGGCGAGCGGCGCGAGGTCAGGCAGCCGGTCGGCCAGGGTCGCACTGACCGTGATCGGGTAGGGCTTCATGCCGAGCGCCGTGCCGAGGATGAGGTGCAGGACGGGCGATCCGTGGTCCCAGTCCTCGGTCGGGGTGCCGGCGTCGTACGTCGCGCCGCGGCTGACCACGGTGACGACCGGACGGCCGGCCAGGGGCTGCACGTCGCCGGCCAGGACGCCGGGGACGTGGATGCGGTCGATCCACGCCTTGAGCGTCGACGGCACCGTGTAGTTGTACAGCGGCGAACCGACCACCACGACGTCGGCGGCGAGGAGTTCGTCGATGACCTCCTGGCGGAGCGCTTCGGCCTCGGGGGCGACGGTCTCGTCCGCGGTGCGGTCCGCTGCCGCCCAGTGCAGCGCCGAGGTCTCGAGGTGCGGGAGCTGGTCGACGTACAGGTCGCGGCGGACCACCGTGTACTCCGGTCCGCGGGCGCGCCAGGCGTCGGCGAACGCGGCGGTCAGCGCGCGCGAACGGGAGTGAGCGAGATCGGCCGAGGAGTCGATGTGCAGCAGCGTGGGCATGGTGCCCACGCTACCGACGGTGGCACGGAAACGGCCCCGCCGCCCCGGTGCGGGGTCAGGCGGGGCCGAGGTGGGCCTCCCGTCCGTCACGCGGGCACGCGACGGACGGGAGGCGACGGGGCCGTCAGCGCTGTGCGCGGCGACGGCGCAGGGTGCGGGCGCCGATCAGGCCGGCACCGGCGACGAGCAGGCCGAGGGCCCAGGGCAGGGCGCCGGTGGCGTCCGAACCTGTGTAGGCGAGCTGGCCGCCACGGTTCGTCGGGGTGACCGGTGCGGCCGCGGGGACCGGGGTGACCGGCGTGGCGACGCCGGGGACGGCCGGGACCGCGGTCGGCTGGACGTCCACCGCGAACGAGGTGCTGAACTCGCCGGCGGCGACGGTCAGGTTGTGGATCGACGCGTGCGGGAACGTGACGTTCACGAGACCGAAGAAGTCCAGGTCGGGGTCCGGCGCGATGACGTCGCTGGCGACGTCGGACGTGACGGTCGGGACGATCGACTCGTCGTTCTCGTCGAGGATCTCGTTGCCGTACCGGTCGACCAGGTTGCCGGAGACGACCAGGGTGCCGCCCTGCTTGATGGTCGGTCGACCACCGTCGACCTCGGTCCCGACGGACCCACCTTCGCCGTCACCCTTCATGGTGATCGTGTAGACCTTGCCCTCCGGGTCGATGACCCAGGTGGTCCGGGTGCTCGTGTCGTCGTCGTCGAAGTCGAACGCGCCGGCACGGTCCGTCGTGAAGACCACCACGCCCAGCGGTGCTGCTGCCTCGACGGTCAGGTCGACGTACTGCGTGACGGTCTCGGTACCGCTGGTCGCGGTGACGGCGAAGGTCCAGTCGGAGCTCCAGGTCGTGACACCGCTCAGCTCACCGGTCGACGCGTCGAAGGTCAGGCCGTCGGGCAGCTGGTCGGCGGGGGAATCGTAGAACTCGGCGTCCTCGTCGAAGGAGTACGCGAGCGCGTACGTCGGCTCCGGGAAGCCCTGCGCGCGGAACGTGTACGAGAACGCGTCGCCGGCGGCGGTGCTCAGCTCGAGCGGGTGGTCGGCGTCGGCGCCGGCCTTCGTCGGCTTGCCGTCCTCGCCGAGGAAGGCGGGGGTCTGGGTGACCGGAGCGGTCGCGTCGGAGGTCACCGAGGTGGTGTCCGTGGCGCCGGGCAGCGTGCCGGTCACCGTGACGGTGATCGTCTTGCGCACGTCGGTGGGGTCGATGCGGTAGGTCGCGGTCTTCGACAGGACGTTGCGGTCCTGGTCAGCCCAGACGTACTTGTACGAGGAGTCCTCGTCGAAGCCGGTGACGACGGCGCTCAGGAGCGTGCCGACCTTCGCCGCGCCGTCGATGGTGACGGTGGCGTCGGCGGCCTTGGTGGTCACGTCCGGCGTCGGCGTCGCGGTCGGCGCCGGGGTCTCGGCGGCCGGAGCCGTGGTCTCCGGAGCGGCCGGCTCGTCGGCCGGGGCGGTCGCGTCGTCGCTCGGGGTGGGAGCCGGGGTCTCCTCGGCGGGGGCCGGGGCGGGGACGTCCGTGGTCTCGTCTGCGGGGACCGTCGGGTCGTCGGTCGGTGCGGGCGTCTCCGTCGCGTCGACGGGTGCCGGGGTCTCCTCGGAGACGACGGGCTGCGTCGAGTCGACCGGCTCGACGGCGCTGGCGGCGGTCGCGGACATGATGCCGAGACCGGTGGTCAGACCGACGAGTGCGACGGTGGTGCCGACGGCGCATGCGCGACGAACGGCGGAGGTGCTGCGGTGCACGGGTTCCCCCCCATGTTCAGGTCCGGCTGGGCGGCCGGATCGTGAGAATCTGCCGAGAGTTTCGGCCTGCTCGGATCGTAGTGCGGCTGCGGGGCCGTTCAGGCGTCGGTGACCGGAATGTGACCATGGTTGGGGGTCCGTGCGGGAACCCGCGTCGGACGGGAGGCCCGTGGCGGATCCGCCACGGGCCTCCCGTCCGTCATCCGGCGCGGTGCACCGCGTCAGGCGCGTCGGCGACGCAGGCGGTGGACGAGCAGGCCGCCGCCGGCGGCCAGCAGGCCGAGCGCCCAGGCGAGCGGGCCGGACGTCTCCGCTCCCGTGAACGCGAGGGTGCCGGTACCCGCGGTCGGGGTCGTGGTGCCGACGGTGGCGGCCGTGGGCTGCACGTCCACGTCGAACGAGGTCGAGACGTCACCGAGCGCGACCGTGATCGTGTGCGGCGACGCATGCGGGAACGCGACGCGGGGCTCCCACGGTCCGTACGGGAGCGAGACCTCGTCGCTGGACACGGTGCTCGTCACGACTGGCTGAGCGCCGTCCGATTCCTGCGTGCTGTTCCCGAACGCGTCGAGGGCCGTCACACGGATGGCCATCGTCGACCCCTGCGTCACCGGGACCGCGTCGAACGGGATCGACTCCCCGCTCTCCGCGAAGACCTCGCGCAGCCCCTCGGTGTCGCGGAGCCAGCCCCTCGGGGACCCGATCGTGCCGACGAGCAGGCTGAGTTCCTCGGTGGCGGCCGGACGGATCGACAGGTGCACGTACTGGGTGGCTGCGCGGGAGCCGTTCGTCGCCATGACCTGGAAGTCGTACTCACCGGCCACCGTCGGGGCGCCGCTCAGGACCCCGCTGGTGTCGCCGACGGTGAGCCCGAGCGGCGCGATCGGGGCTTCGTTGCCCGGGACGGGGAACGCGGTCGCGCCGGTCAGCAGCACGTAGTGGAGCTCGCTCGAGGACCCGGTGGCGGTGAAGGTGCGTTCGATCTGCTCGCCCGCGATCGTCTCGATGCGGATCGGGGACTCCGGCGTCGACTGCTCGTCGAACGTGATGGTGTCCGGAGCGGCGGGTTCGTCGGCGCCGTCGGCCCCGACCACCACGTCGAACGCCGTGGAGACGCCGCCCTCCGAGACCGTCACGGTCCGGGTACCGGTCCCGCCGAAGGTCACGGTCGTCGAGGAGTCTCCGTCGTTCCACGTCGCCACGTCGGAGTCGTCCGTGCTGGTGACCGTCGACCGCGGGTAGTCGTCGTCACCGCCGGGGGTGGTCCGGTTGCCGTAGGCGTCGACGGCGAGCCCGGCGAGGGTGAGCGGGGTGTCCTCGGCGACGGGGACGTCCGGCACGATGCGGACTCGGCCCTGCCCGGCGGCCTGCTCCCAGATCGTGCCGTCGGCGTCGACCTGCCAGAGTCCGTCGTGGTCGGGAGTGGCGACCCCGAACGTCACGCCCACGGGGGCACCGGGGGAGACGGTGAGCTCCACGTACTCGGTGATCTGGGTCGAGCCGCTCAAGGCGACGACCTCGAAGTCGAACGTGCCGGCCTCTGTCGGGGTGCCGCTCAGGACACCGGTCTCCACGTCGACGCTGTACGCCGCTGACGGGGCGTCCTGGATGGCGTAGCCCACGGTGCCGTTGCCGCCGGTGGTCTCGAAGGTGTGCGAGAACGGGGTGCCGGCGGTCGCGGTGAGGGCGAGCGGGGCGTCTTCGGTCGACGGTTCCGTGAACGCGAGGTCGCTGCCGTCATCGGCGGCGGGCGCAGCGGGCAGTGGGGTCTCCGACGCGGCGGCGGGAGCCGGCGTCGGATCGGGAGTCGCGCCTCCTGGCTGTTCGTCAGGGGCGTCGGGGGCGTCGGTCGGGACGGGCGTCTCGGGCGAGGCAAACGCAGCGGGTGTTGCGGCGCTCGTCGCCGCCGGTGTCGCGGCGCTCGCCGCCGCCGGTGTCACGGTGCTGGTCGCGGTCGGTTCCTCGGCGGCGACGGCGGTCGTGGCGCCGATGCCGAGGGCCGACGAGGCGGCGACGATGGCGACGGCG of the Curtobacterium sp. TC1 genome contains:
- a CDS encoding glycosyltransferase, which codes for MSTTSEPLHIGLVSLHTSPGDEPGSGEVGGMNVVVRHQAEALADRGHHVDIITRRSAPTQPDSVSLVPGVCLRFLSAGPAEPVPKGEHDAFIEPFRRELEQLGPFDVLHSHHWFSGAAALPVARERGIPHVQSFHSIAAGPETPLSEGERPESAGRIAGEQLLARESDAVVVVSEAEASTVRTRLGGADARIWIVPPGVDGSVFRPAAVGARRAATPYVVAAARVQPLKGLDLAIEAIAGISQEARPTLVIAGDASSEAGDYVDELRRLAAARGIADRVTFIGPQSRADLAFLFRGAAAVLVPSHSETYGLVALEGSASGVPVVAAAAGGLREAVVDGETGVVLESREPSVWAAEIERILTDSGYAAGLASAGREHAERLSWERSASGLEDVYRRVLGSGSRVGS
- a CDS encoding DUF429 domain-containing protein, whose translation is MSAYLGVDLAWGLGTASRAPNETGLVAMESDGTITDAGWARGVDDVADWIAAHLGPRSLIAVDASLVVTNPTGIREAERQVGQRYGRWKVAANPTNQASAASAGTQLLDRLTELGVDYVSDTASMHDRTGPAVFECYPYTTLVGVEELGYDVERPRYKRLDLRIPAAEARARRAEAFDELVRRLRVTPLDPALLLDSHPLTARLADPSVLHGPTHKHREDLLDGALCAWTAAFWERHGDQRVQILGGEPRLPTDPADEAGRRPVVVAPARPSQRRPRG
- the ligD gene encoding non-homologous end-joining DNA ligase → MASEATTVRVPGPDGGREVRISSPSRVLWPDAGITKLDLAEYLVTVGDAFVRANGDRPISLQRFPGGVDGEQFFSKNPPKGAPEYVRSVTVTYPSGRKHPQLVVDEPAVAVWAAQMNTVVFHPWASRAEDSDHPDQLRIDLDPQPGTDFSDTVPVAQELRKVLAEAGLTAWIKTSGNRGLHVFAPIAPEHEFLDVRHAVIAAARELERRMPDRVTTAWWKEERGQRVFVDFNQANRDRTMAGAYSPRALAHASVSTPITWDELPTADPTTFTIGTAPERLATIGDPWQSMHDEHASIAPLLEWWERDLENGEGELPFPPDFPKMPGEPPRVQPSRAKKP
- a CDS encoding ATP-dependent DNA ligase: MEIAPMLAKAVADVPEPDSVTGGLRYEPKWDGFRGIVTIDGDDVEIGSRGAKPLTRYFPELVEAFRAQFGGRDHPVVLDGEVILRSGEPGAERLDWEALSQRIHPAASRIAKLSAETPAQFVAFDLLAADGDELVDLPFDERRERLEQLTSGMADPLFVTRTTLDVEQAREWLTTFEGAGLDGVVAKRRAKPYEPGKRTMLKIKHHRTADVVAIGYRVHKSGSGVGSLLVGLYGDDGELRQVGGVSAFSDERRLALVDELEPVVLRDADGRPVTGDGERSRFSSGRDTSFVRLAPEVVLEVRYDQMEGERFRHTVQFERWRPDRDAESCGFDQLEVPSAYDLRDVLS
- a CDS encoding MBL fold metallo-hydrolase; the encoded protein is MTTVPPSAAPAPEPISPVQAAALRDGVLPPVEQVRPGTWTFAVPFRFGVPDATLVYAVEGADGSLALIDPGWSADGGLDEVRAALSAIDRSLDDVSLVAVTHLHADHLGAAAAIRRAIGARIAMHGLEVEALDRERTDAVQNDADIATWGLPPELHDGVVAAWGSGRRIGLGRSEAPYADLLLADGDVLPIPGRTIRTLWTPGHTAGHVCFVDEADGLLFTGDHVLPRINSGIGLGGRTATNPLGDYLASLGRLDGYAGLEVCPGHEYRFTDVIARARTLARHREERSRHVAEALDVLVRPTLFEVAARVPFSGGIESMTGFLLASALTQTAFHAELLGRSDEIRPA
- a CDS encoding type II toxin-antitoxin system HicA family toxin, with the protein product MRAVQHRAVTTFLRHRGWWLDRTRGSHEVWRGPDGGRLVVPRHRELSPGVVRQVLRVFPDAPDSWR
- a CDS encoding FMN-dependent NADH-azoreductase; translated protein: MPTLLHIDSSADLAHSRSRALTAAFADAWRARGPEYTVVRRDLYVDQLPHLETSALHWAAADRTADETVAPEAEALRQEVIDELLAADVVVVGSPLYNYTVPSTLKAWIDRIHVPGVLAGDVQPLAGRPVVTVVSRGATYDAGTPTEDWDHGSPVLHLILGTALGMKPYPITVSATLADRLPDLAPLAEHASAEFADAKTTLERLATTLG
- a CDS encoding putative Ig domain-containing protein, with amino-acid sequence MHRSTSAVRRACAVGTTVALVGLTTGLGIMSATAASAVEPVDSTQPVVSEETPAPVDATETPAPTDDPTVPADETTDVPAPAPAEETPAPTPSDDATAPADEPAAPETTAPAAETPAPTATPTPDVTTKAADATVTIDGAAKVGTLLSAVVTGFDEDSSYKYVWADQDRNVLSKTATYRIDPTDVRKTITVTVTGTLPGATDTTSVTSDATAPVTQTPAFLGEDGKPTKAGADADHPLELSTAAGDAFSYTFRAQGFPEPTYALAYSFDEDAEFYDSPADQLPDGLTFDASTGELSGVTTWSSDWTFAVTATSGTETVTQYVDLTVEAAAPLGVVVFTTDRAGAFDFDDDDTSTRTTWVIDPEGKVYTITMKGDGEGGSVGTEVDGGRPTIKQGGTLVVSGNLVDRYGNEILDENDESIVPTVTSDVASDVIAPDPDLDFFGLVNVTFPHASIHNLTVAAGEFSTSFAVDVQPTAVPAVPGVATPVTPVPAAAPVTPTNRGGQLAYTGSDATGALPWALGLLVAGAGLIGARTLRRRRAQR